A genomic window from Gossypium hirsutum isolate 1008001.06 chromosome D10, Gossypium_hirsutum_v2.1, whole genome shotgun sequence includes:
- the LOC107913863 gene encoding protein NODULATION SIGNALING PATHWAY 1 → MTLEESAEPNPSQDHILDWLEDSASLLPSFLDDPYSPGDISGYQWWDPNHDFGQDLITIGAAAASINSPAIAAAVGNVDAGLVQSDSAVVNPPVPLSSSKRRRPTDSIVPRMSKKSSNGKNDENEDGKAGVEEVVGNKRSAGNKRNKSSGNNGNNKEGRWAEQLLNPCATAITTGNLTRVQHLLYVLNELASSTGDANHRLADHGLRALTHHLSSSSASTAPVTFASTEPKFFQRSLLKFYEVSPWFAFPNTIANASILQILAQEPDKPRNLHILDIGVSHGVQWPTLLEALSRRPGGPPPVVRITVVAATAENNQITDTPFSIGPPGHDFYSRLPGFAKSMNINLQINRLENHPIQHLNAQTINNSHGETLIVCAQFRLHHLNHNGPDQRTEFLKVLRSLEPKGVILSENNMDCSCSSCGDFATGFSRRVEYVWKFLDSTSSAFKGRESEERRVMEGEAAKALTNQGEMNEGKEKWYERMQGVGFRAEVFGEDAIDGARALLRKYDSNWEMIVEEKEGCVGLWWKGQPVSFCSLWKLDVKVEES, encoded by the coding sequence ATGACACTTGAAGAATCAGCAGAACCAAATCCATCCCAAGATCATATCTTGGATTGGCTTGAGGATTCTGCATCATTACTTCCATCTTTCTTGGATGATCCGTACAGCCCAGGCGACATCAGTGGCTATCAATGGTGGGATCCCAATCATGATTTCGGTCAAGATCTTATTACCATAGGTGCTGCTGCAGCTTCTATTAATAGTCCTGCCATTGCAGCTGCTGTGGGTAATGTCGATGCCGGTCTCGTACAGTCCGATTCTGCCGTTGTTAATCCTCCCGTGCCATTGAGTTCGTCCAAGCGAAGGAGACCCACTGATAGCATCGTTCCGAGGATGTCGAAGAAGAGCTCGAATGGTAAGAACGATGAAAACGAAGACGGTAAAGCAGGGGTCGAAGAGGTTGTGGGGAATAAGAGGTCAGCTGGAAATAAGAGAAACAAGTCTTCAGGGAATAACGGTAATAACAAGGAAGGAAGATGGGCTGAACAGTTGTTGAACCCTTGTGCAACAGCGATAACCACCGGTAACCTCACGCGTGTTCAGCATCTATTGTATGTTCTCAACGAGCTTGCCTCATCGACCGGAGATGCCAACCACCGGCTTGCGGATCATGGCCTACGAGCCTTGACGCACCACTTATCGTCATCCTCTGCCTCGACTGCGCCTGTTACTTTCGCTTCCACTGAGCCGAAGTTCTTTCAACGATCTTTACTCAAGTTCTATGAGGTTAGTCCTTGGTTTGCATTCCCTAATACCATAGCCAACGCTTCCATACTCCAAATTCTTGCTCAAGAGCCTGATAAGCCCCGTAATCTTCATATCCTGGACATCGGTGTATCTCATGGTGTTCAATGGCCGACACTCCTTGAGGCGCTGTCTCGCCGTCCCGGAGGTCCCCCACCTGTGGTTCGCATCACCGTTGTGGCGGCCACAGCTGAAAATAATCAAATCACGGACACCCCTTTTTCTATTGGTCCACCCGGCCACGATTTCTATTCCCGACTTCCCGGTTTCGCCAAGTCCATGAACATCAATTTGCAGATAAATCGACTCGAGAACCACCCAATACAACACCTGAATGCACAAACTATCAACAACTCACATGGAGAGACCTTGATAGTTTGCGCACAGTTCAGACTTCATCATCTTAACCACAACGGGCCTGATCAAAGAACCGAGTTCTTGAAAGTACTACGAAGTTTAGAACCAAAAGGGGTGATTCTAAGCGAGAACAACATGGATTGCAGCTGCAGCAGCTGCGGAGATTTCGCAACGGGATTCTCACGGAGAGTAGAGTACGTATGGAAGTTTTTGGACTCAACAAGCTCAGCATTTAAAGGACGAGAGAGCGAAGAAAGAAGAGTAATGGAAGGAGAAGCAGCAAAGGCATTAACAAACCAAGGAGAGATGAACGAAGGGAAAGAGAAATGGTACGAGAGGATGCAAGGCGTGGGGTTTAGGGCAGAAGTGTTTGGAGAGGACGCCATTGACGGGGCTCGAGCATTGCTGAGGAAGTATGACAGTAACTGGGAGATGATAGTTGAAGAAAAAGAGGGTTGTGTTGGATTGTGGTGGAAAGGGCAGCCTGTATCATTTTGTTCATTGTGGAAGCTAGATGTCAAGGTAGaggaaagttaa
- the LOC107913864 gene encoding E3 ubiquitin-protein ligase SPL2: MSSHEQAVASLISQLALSFDGAVLGAALAYAALRTIFRFKATSTALRKIRGAPYFRVADLRSLLEEDRSDSHEEPIVVIRGAVEARSATDLRSLKSLKSNVLVSQESGDKAVIIQRTQTYIYHEWRGLFGWTSDLRAIIGRSWNKKESTSMRTVPFILVEGGQWPQSDFVIVNMNGSKHPLPLTTVYHQLHPINASPYTFLQALFGHEYPVGLLDEEKILPVGKEISAVGICGFSNGVPEVKACKELPYFLTDMTKDQMLLDLAFKTKILFWSGVVLGSLSIGILGYAFVRNWNKWKERRLRRFQQAANAATDDSTLQMDLDEELGDVPDGELCVVCLMRRRRSAFIPCGHLVCCQHCAVSVERELVPKCPVCRMAIRSSVRIYAS, from the exons ATGTCCTCACATGAACAAGCTGTAGCCTCCTTAATCTCACAACTAGCGCTTTCTTTCGATGGCGCCGTTTTAGGTGCTGCCCTAGCCTATGCCGCCTTGCGCACAATCTTCCGGTTCAAGGCAACCTCCACTGCCCTACGAAAAATTCGTGGTGCACCGTACTTTCGTGTTGCCGACCTCCGTTCCCTCCTTGAAGAGGATAGGTCGGATTCCCACGAAGAGCCTATCGTCGTGATTCGCGGCGCCGTCGAGGCTAGATCGGCTACCGATTTACGGAGCTTGAAGAGCCTTAAGAGTAACGTGCTCGTCTCTCAAGAGTCCGGTGATAAAGCTGTGATCATCCAAAGAACACAAACT tataTTTATCATGAATGGAGGGGATTGTTTGGATGGACTTCTGATTTACGTGCTATTATTGGGAGATCTTGGAATAAAAAAGAGTCAACTTCTATGAGAACA GTTCCTTTCATTTTGGTTGAAGGTGGTCAATGGCCACAATCTGATTTTGTCATTGTGAACATGAATGGCTCCAAGCATCCCCTGCCTCTTACTACAGTTTATCATCAATTGCATCCTATAAATGCTTCACCTTATACATTCCTTCAGGCTTTGTTCGGTCACGAATACCCT GTTGGTCTGCTTGATGAAGAGAAAATTCTTCCTGTGGGAAAGGAAATCAGTGCTGTTGGCATTTGCGGTTTTAGTAATGGAGTGCCTGAAGTTAAGGCATGCAAGGAGCTTCCCTATTTCCT TACTGACATGACAAAAGATCAGATGCTGTTGGATCTTGCCTTCAAGACAAAAATACTGTTCTGGAGTGGTGTCGTCCTTGGTTCACTGTCTATTGGTATTCTTGGCTATGCTTTTGTAAG GAACTGGAATAAATGGAAAGAAAGGAGGCTAAGACGGTTTCAGCAAGCAGCCAATGCTGCCACTGATGACTCCACCTTGCAGATGGATTTGGACGAAGAGTTAGGTGATGTTCCAGATGGAGAGTTGTGTGTGGTTTGCTTGATGAGGAGAAGACGGTCTGCATTTATTCCATGTGGACACCTGGTTTGTTGCCAACATTGTGCTGTATCGGTTGAACGGGAATTGGTGCCAAAGTGCCCTGTTTGCCGCATGGCAATCCGAAGTTCAGTGCGAATATACGCATCTTAA
- the LOC107913866 gene encoding transcription initiation factor TFIID subunit 9, with protein MAEGEEDLPRDAKIVKSLLKSMGVEDYEPRVIHQFLELWYRYVVDVLTDAQVYSEHAGKQTIDCDDVKLAIQSKVNFSFSQPPSREVLLELARNRNKVPLPKAIPGPGIPLPPEQDTLISTNYQLAIPKKQPAQAMEETEEDEESVEPNSSQEHKTDAPHPTSQRVSFPLTKRSK; from the exons ATGGCAGAAGGCGAAGAGGATCTGCCGAGGGATGCTAAGATTGTCAAGTCACTGCTTAAATCAATGGGCGTGGAGGACTATGAACCTCGCGTTATCCATCAATTTCTCGAGCTTTGGTATCGCTATGTCGTGGATGTACTGACGGATGCGCAGGTGTACTCTGAACATGCCGGCAAGCAAACCATCGATTGCGATGATGTCAAGCTTGCTATTCAATCTAAAGTCAATTTCAGCTTCTCGCAACCCCCATCCAGAGAG GTGCTTTTGGAGTTGGCAAGAAATAGGAACAAAGTTCCATTGCCAAAGGCAATACCAGGGCCTGGGATTCCCCTTCCTCCTGAGCAGGATACATTGATAAGTACAAACTACCAACTGGCTATCCCTAAGAAGCAACCGGCACAGGCGATGGAAGAGACGGAAGAGGATGAAGAAAGTGTTGAACCTAATTCCTCGCAAGAGCATAAGACCGATGCACCGCACCCAACGTCTCAAAGAGTATCGTTCCCTCTCACTAAGCGCTCTAAGTGA
- the LOC107913865 gene encoding probable GTP diphosphokinase RSH2, chloroplastic yields MAVSTIALYASPPRSTPSTVCSTPHQISMNSHASYDLDLNSRSSSTSSTTASASSQRPIVGGLSCLFSSPTIKSSFSSGGGEDLGSHRGDDLKELSSSFCYSSSKFGGSSLKANQSPVSVFQGPVSCSSSSPPIRILREKGGDGNFQGSFRVGTNRLFNGFIRGALGSCVHYDSPSSEVQTGSCVDELPFTMEDNFMEEVDSDPYAKELLLRAQMRHKIFSEDIVIKAFYEAEKAHRGQMRASGDPYLQHCVETAVLLASIGANSTVVAAGLLHDTLDDAFLSYDYIFRTFGAGVADLVEGVSKLSHLSKLARENNTASKTVEADRLHTMFLAMADARAVLIKLADRLHNMLTLDALPLPKQQRFAKETLEIFTPLANRLGISSWKEQLENLCFKHLNPEQHSELSSRLVDSFDEAMITSAIEKLERALKDKNISFHVLSGRHKSLYSIYSKMLKKKLAMDEIHDIHGLRVIVENEEDCYEALRVVHQLWSEVPGKLKDYISRPKFNGYQSLHTVVMSEGTVPLEVQIRTKEMHLQAEFGFAAHWRYKEGDCKYSSFVLQMVEWARWVVTWHCETMSKDQSSICYIDSVKPPCTFPTHSDDCPFSYKPHCSQDGPVYVIMIENDKMSVQEFPANSTMMDLLERAGRGNSRWSPYGFPVKEELRPRLNHEPVSDATCRLKMGDVVELTPAIPDKSLTEYREEIQRMYNRGLSVSSTGPPASNMVASRR; encoded by the exons ATGGCGGTTTCAACAATAGCTCTTTACGCTAGTCCACCGAGGAGCACACCGAGCACCGTCTGTTCCACGCCTCACCAGATTAGCATGAATTCTCACGCTTCTTACGATCTCGATTTGAATTCGAGATCTTCATCAACTTCCTCGACAACGGCTTCCGCTTCTTCCCAGAGACCTATTGTCGGTGGCCTGTCATGCCTCTTCTCCTCGCCTACGATAAAATCGAGCTTCTCTAGCGGTGGGGGAGAGGATTTAGGGTCCCATAGGGGAGACGATTTGAAGGAACTAAGCAGTTCATTTTGTTACTCATCGAGTAAATTCGGTGGGTCTTCTTTGAAAGCCAACCAGAGCCCAGTATCGGTGTTTCAAGGCCCTGTTTCGTGTAGTAGCAGCAGCCCTCCTATAAGAATTCTTCGCGAAAAAGGTGGGGATGGGAACTTTCAGGGCTCGTTTCGTGTTGGGACAAATCGATTGTTCAATGGATTCATTAGGGGTGCATTGGGATCTTGTGTTCATTACGATTCCCCGAGTTCTGAGGTGCAAACTGGTAGTTGTGTTGATGAATTACCCTTCACTATGGAGGATAATTTCATGGAGGAAGTGGATTCAGATCCATATGCTAAGGAATTGCTTTTACGTGCTCAAATGAGGCACAAAATATTTTCTGAAGATATTGTAATCAAAGCATTTTATGAAGCCGAGAAGGCCCATAGAGGACAG ATGCGTGCGAGCGGTGATCCTTATTTGCAGCATTGTGTAGAAACAGCAGTGTTGTTGGCATCCATTGGTGCTAACTCCACGGTGGTTGCAGCAGGGCTTTTACATGACACCCTTGACGATGCATTCTTGAGCTATGACTATATCTTTAGGACATTCGGTGCCGGGGTTGCTGATCTAGTTGAAGGG GTCTCTAAACTTAGCCATCTGAGTAAGCTAGCACGAGAAAATAATACGGCGAGCAAAACTGTTGAAGCAGATCGCCTTCACACCATGTTCCTTGCCATGGCAGATGCACGGGCTGTTCTTATTAAATTGGCAGATCGGTTGCATAACATGTTAACACTAGATGCTTTGCCTCTGCCCAAGCAACAGAGGTTTGCTAAGGAGACTTTGGAAATATTTACACCTTTGGCCAATCGGTTAGGAATCTCTAGCTGGAAGGAGCAATTGGAGAATCTATGTTTCAAGCATCTCAATCCTGAGCAGCACAGTGAACTCTCATCTAGGCTTGTGGACTCCTTTGATGAGGCAATGATCACTTCTGCTATAGAGAAACTCGAGAGAGCTCTCAAGgataaaaatatttcttttcatgTTCTCTCTGGACGACATAAAAGCTTATATAGCATCTATTCAAAGATGTTGAA GAAAAAGTTGGCAATGGATGAAATCCATGATATTCATGGACTACGAGTCATTGTTGAAAATGAGGAAGACTGTTATGAGGCTTTGAGAGTAGTTCACCAGTTATGGTCTGAAGTGCCCGGAAAGCTGAAGGACTATATAAGTCGCCCTAAATTTAATGG GTATCAGTCCTTGCACACGGTGGTGATGAGTGAAGGTACAGTTCCACTTGAAGTTCAAATTCGAACAAAGGAGATGCATCTGCAAGCTGAGTTTGGCTTTGCAGCTCACTGGAGATACAAGGAGGGTGACTGTAAGTACTCTTCATTTGTACTTCAGATGGTTGAGTGGGCTCGATGGGTTGTGACTTGGCATTGTGAAACAATGAGCAAGGACCAATCGTCAATATGCTACATTGATTCTGTCAAGCCACCCTGCACCTTCCCTACTCATTCCGATGATTGCCCGTTCTCTTATAAGCCTCACTGCAGCCAGGATGGACCTGTCTATGTTATCATGATCgaaaatgataag ATGTCGGTGCAAGAGTTTCCGGCAAACTCAACAATGATGGATTTGCTGGAAAGAGCTGGGCGGGGTAACTCGAGATGGTCTCCATATGGTTTTCCAGTGAAGGAAGAATTGAGGCCAAGGCTGAACCATGAGCCGGTAAGCGATGCTACATGCAGGCTGAAGATGGGTGATGTGGTGGAGCTAACACCAGCCATTCCAGACAAGTCTTTGACAGAGTACAGGGAAGAGATACAGCGCATGTATAACCGAGGTCTCTCTGTTTCCAGTACTGGGCCTCCTGCTAGTAACATGGTTGCTTCACGACGTTGA